In the genome of Pseudanabaena mucicola str. Chao 1806, the window CGAAGCGTAGAAATCTGCACCTGAGACTAAGACTTGAATATCTTCCCCATTGCTGGTATTCACAGCAACTAGAGAATTAATAGGTTCTTCCCCTGCACTATGGTCTTCACGCACACAAATTAATTTGCCATAGAGCCGATTCCAGACAAAATCTGCATAGCGATAGGCACTTTCAGTCGTTAAAGGTTTACAAGAACTACCACTAACTTTGCGATAGATACATCGATCGCAAAAGTTTGAGAAATAGATTCTCCCATCATCTACTAGATATTCACCGCCGCCATATTCATGAACTAGTGATCGCACATTTAAGGTGGCAGGAGTCATCTCACGATAGTTACCTTCGCTGTCGTAGCGCATAATCACATTGCGCCCCCCTTCGGTTGGTCGACCCTCATTCCAATAGACATAACCACCATCAATGGCGATCGCGCCGATGCGAATGCTGCTAGAAACAATTAAATCAGAACTAATTGGCGATTTCCAAGAACCGTATGGAGCTATTACCATGAGTTTTACTAAATTTTTTCTATCTATAAATGATTATATCGCGATCAGTAATTCTTATTATGTAACCGATTTTAGTGTTAACGCCAAAATCGGTTTTTTGAAAGCCTGTCTACGGTGGACTTTCAAAAACATGACTCAGCGATTGTGATAAAATTGGAATGTAGGCTTAAACCCTTACTGAGAACTATGAACGATTTAACGATCAGCCTAAAGTCTGTAATCGATCTTACCGATGAACAGTTTTTTCAACTTTGTCGCAAAAATAGTGACCTCAGATTCGAGCGCAATGCTCAAGGAGATATCACAGTCATGGCTCCCGTAGGTAGTGAAACAAGCGCTCGCAACTCTGATTTAAATGATGATCTTGTATTTTGGAATCGACGCACAAAGTTAGGTATAGTCTTTGACTCTTCGGGGGCTTTAAACTTCCTAATGGTAGCGATCGCTCTCCTGATGCGTCATGGATTTTAAAGGAAAGATGGGAAGCTTTAACACCAGTTGGACTTACGCAAGAACTATAGGAATAGAAGGATTTTTAAGTTGGGATTTTAAATAATCAGATAAAAGTCCAGATTTAAGTTATTAAATAGTGTTACCCAATTGAAAAGCTAAGCGTTTAAGCTGATTCCAAACGAGCATGGCACAGGCGATATGATTACGTTGAATTCTAGACTTGCGGCACTGGCAAGACTGAATACCCGTCAATTGTTTGAGTTCACGATGAAATTCCTCAATATTCCACCTGATAGAGCAAATAGCATGTACTTCAGGGGTGTAGTCTTGAGTTAAGTCGTTAGTCACGACATATTCTGTCCTGCTAGGAGAAACAGTGACCCAGAATAGTTTCACCTTTTTGTCTTTGGGGAATTTATTGATTTTGATCAATTTTCCTTGCAATAATTCTTTCTCAGACCAAGCTAGCTGGTCAATCTGCATATATTTTTTTACTCCACCACTCTGATCGACTAAACGATTCGACTTGAGTGGACAGTAATAGAGCTTGTCGAGGTTATCAATTTCTGCCATTAATCTTTGCGTGGCATACCAACTATCCATCAACATGGTTTGAAAGGGTAGTTGTTTGCTATAGACTAATCCTTGCAACATATCAGATACATGGTCTAGTTTGCTTTTCCCATCGCCTTTGGGGTCATAAATCCGATAGTCTACTACCCAAAATTCATGCCGTTTGAAATTGACATAGATACTGGTGACTATCCCGATTCCTTGGACGACTCCATGCTCGTTACCACTGTATTGTCTTTGTGCCATCTCAATCTGCTTAGCTAACACTGTGTCATCAAAAAGCATGTACATGTACTTGGCTTCATCCGTAACGAAGCTCGGTTCTACGTTTTGCCAGAGTATCCTTGGGGTCAGTTTTTGTCCTCTCATATATCGGTTGATTTGGTCATGACTGTATCCCTCTATGTGTTCCACTAAGTTCGTGATCGTATAGTTTATCTGGCTACTCAGCAGATACTGGCAATAGTTTAGGATGCTAAATTTCTTTGCCATTTGGCTTTGCCTAACTCTTCTTCCTTTTTACCTCTTTTCCGACACTGCGTAAGTCCTAAGGCTGTAAGCTTAGCCAAGATTGAAAAACGATTGGGATGTAATACCTTGAGGCATAGCTTTGCTACACATTACAGCGCTTTGCGCTTACTTAAACCCCAGAAATATTTTTGAAAGTGGCGCGAAGCAAAACTTTCAAAAATATTTCTGTACTACTCAAAGCCTCAATAGGCTGTAATTACAAAATTTCGTACAGTGCAGGAGTTATTAGGGCATAAGGATGTGAAAACAACCATGATTTATACATATTAGGACTTACGCAAACCGAACGAATTTATTAGGCTTGAGGTAGATGTGGTGCGGGCGAAGCCCGCACCACATCTACCCAATGTGTAAGTCCTACATATGTACTTAATCAGAATAGTAAGGAAGTAATTAGTCCACTCGATCGCATGAACTAAGCATCATCAACAAGATGAAAGTGATTGTAAATATGTTGAGCTAGCTTTTTACCGATGCCGTCAGTTTCAGCAATTTGTTCAACTGTAGCTTGACGAATATATTCAACGGAATGGAACTTCTCCAGTAGGACTTTTTGGCGATGATGTCCTAAACCTGTAATTTGATCGAGATGCGATCGCTGCATCCTCTGACTGCGTTTTCGGCGATGAAACGTAATTGCAAAACGGTGGGCTTCATCGCGTAAGCGTCGCAGTAACTGCACCCCTGCTCGTTCTGGATCGCTACTGACTAAAGGTTCTGAATGCTCAGGCAAGAAAATTTCCTCACGCTTTTTGGCAAGGCTAATGACAGTTAGGCGATCGCGTAAGCCTAACTTATCAATTATTTTCATCACCGATGATAATTGTCCTTTGCCACCATCGATCATCACCACATCGGGGCAATCAGGTTCTGAATTGGGGATTGGGGATTGGTAATTGGCGTGGTTTTTAAATCTTCTAGCGATGACTTCCGCAAGGCTGGCGAAATCATCGGAATGTCCTGATTTAATATCAGGGTTACGGATTTTGTAATGGCGATAATGTTGCTTAGCGGGAATTCCATCGATAAAAACGACTTGGCTTGCCACTGCGTCAGAGCCTTGGATATGGGAAATATCGTAACCTTCTATACGGTGTGGCAAACTATCAAGATTGAGGAGTTCAGCTAAATCTTCTAAGCCTTGCAAATTACGATCGCTTTGTTTTTGAATCCTTGCTAATTCATACTGGGCATTGCGTTCCACCATCTCGATTAACTCGGCTTTAAGTTGTCTCTGGGGAGTGGCGATCGCGACTTTACGACCTTTGCGATCGCTGAGCCATGCTTGCAAAATTTCTACTTCAGGCAGTTCCAATTGTGTATGGATTTCATTGGGAATTTCTACAGGATCGCAATTTTGATAATGGGACTCGAGAGTACGTTGCAAAATCGCCTCTGGCGTATTGCTCTGACTATCCGCGACAAATGCTAATCTACCAACCAAGCGTCCTGCCCTGATCTGGAATAGCTGAATACAGGTATGTTGATCGTCATAGGCTAAGGCGATCGCATCGCGAGAAATCGTATCATCAGGTAGGGAAACCTTTTGATCGGAGCCAAGATTTTTCAGCACTTGAATGCGATCGCGAAGATCGGCAGCCTTCTCAAATTCTAAATTTTCCGCCGCCGCTTCCATCTTTTCCGTAAAAGCTTCCACTAATTCACTAGAGCGCCCCTGAAATACCATCGCTACCCGTAACATTGTTTTGCGATATTCTTCTGGCGAAATCTTCTCCTGACAGACTCCCGGACATAAACCCATGTCATAGTTTAGGCAGGGACGATCCTTAAACATCGGTACAGGTCGCTGTCGTAATGGAAAAGCCCGTTTAATGATTCCTAAAGTCCGTTTGAGATTAAAGACATCTACATAGGGTCCATAGTATTTGTCCTTGGTGTTGCCCATTCTCCGTTTGCGCGTAATAAAAATGCGTGGATAGTCCTCTGACCAAGTAATGCAAACATAAGGATATTTTTTGTCATCCTTTAAGAGAACGTTGTAATAGGGCTGATATTGCTTAATTAAATTTGCTTCGAGGGCAAGGGCTTCTGCTTCGGAGTCAGTGACAATAAACTCAATCTCATGCACCAACTGCACCATCATGGCAATGCGTGGGGACAAGTCCTGACTACTGCGGAAGTACGATCGCACGCGATTGCGGAGCGCCTTGGATTTGCCAATATAGATCACCCCATCATGGCGATCGCGCATAAAGTAAACCCCTGCTTCGAGAGGGATTTCCTTTAAACGTGCTTGTAATTTTTCAGGGTTTTGCAATAGTGGCTCAGTCATGCTCAGATCATAGCAAAAGCGCGATGCGACGTTGTTCTAGCATTGTGTTTATTTGAGAGTCAGTTGGGGCTGGTTGACTGTTTTTTAGTAAGCCTTTCATACGTCTGATTGATTAGGTTTGTTTAGGGCTTGAGATGGTAATTTCTTGAATAGAGTCGATGATAGAGCGTACTAGTTCTAGGCGATCGCTTACAGGTAATTTATTTGCCTGATTTTTAAGTTCTTGCAATAGCATATTTTTACTCTGGTTAGCAGATTTTGAGAGGCTAAGGTGATTTTACCATTTTCCAAAAAATGTAAATTGTAAGAGTCTTCGATCGCCTATCTAATCGACACGTTGACAGTTTAAATGGGTAAGTCTCGCAAGTAGTAAGAGCGATCGCCTTTTTCTCCTATCACTCTTAACTCTTCCCAAATATCCCGCCAATGTTGAAGAAAGCTCTATTTACTAGGACGATTTACACGAATTAGTGTGTTATTTAGATCGCCTGCATTGGTGATTGCTTCATGAATTTGGTTAGCTAGTCTTTGTCTATTGAGGTCTTCTGTACAAACGATAATACCTGCATGGATAGGTTGTGAATTATGCAATCGAATGAAGTCGCCTCGATTAATTGTTAATACAGCACGGTTGTTAGCGATCGCAAAGGCTAATACGTCTTCATCGGGAATTTTTTAGTTGGCTTTTCCTGCTTCTTGGACTGTCAAAATATCATGCCCTAGTGCGCGTAGTAGTTTGACGACAATTCTAGGGAATTGCTCATCGGCATAAAGACGTGCCATATTAAGCTGCCTCTTGTCTATGAATGGCTGCTTCTATCTCATCAATGTGAGTTTCGGCGTAACGCCATGCGTTTACTAGGTCTGTTGCGGATAGGGTGGGATAGTCTTCGAGGATGTAGGCTTCGCTTGCGCCTTGACGTTGGAGGCTTACTAGTAGCCATACGGGTATGCGGGTTTGTCGAATGCAGGCATCGCCGCCCATGACTCTAGGATTTTTTTCGATGCCTTGCCATGTGTTGCTGAGGCTTTGTACTAATATTTGGATTGCTTGAGATTTTTCTTCGGGGGTTAGGGCTAGTAGTTGTGGTTGTAGTTCTCTTAGTGTCATGTTATGTCTCCTTTTCTATTTGTAAATCACGCAAGTAGTAGAAGCGATCGCCTGTTTCTCCATTACCCTTAACTCTTCCCAAATA includes:
- the uvrC gene encoding excinuclease ABC subunit UvrC, with protein sequence MTEPLLQNPEKLQARLKEIPLEAGVYFMRDRHDGVIYIGKSKALRNRVRSYFRSSQDLSPRIAMMVQLVHEIEFIVTDSEAEALALEANLIKQYQPYYNVLLKDDKKYPYVCITWSEDYPRIFITRKRRMGNTKDKYYGPYVDVFNLKRTLGIIKRAFPLRQRPVPMFKDRPCLNYDMGLCPGVCQEKISPEEYRKTMLRVAMVFQGRSSELVEAFTEKMEAAAENLEFEKAADLRDRIQVLKNLGSDQKVSLPDDTISRDAIALAYDDQHTCIQLFQIRAGRLVGRLAFVADSQSNTPEAILQRTLESHYQNCDPVEIPNEIHTQLELPEVEILQAWLSDRKGRKVAIATPQRQLKAELIEMVERNAQYELARIQKQSDRNLQGLEDLAELLNLDSLPHRIEGYDISHIQGSDAVASQVVFIDGIPAKQHYRHYKIRNPDIKSGHSDDFASLAEVIARRFKNHANYQSPIPNSEPDCPDVVMIDGGKGQLSSVMKIIDKLGLRDRLTVISLAKKREEIFLPEHSEPLVSSDPERAGVQLLRRLRDEAHRFAITFHRRKRSQRMQRSHLDQITGLGHHRQKVLLEKFHSVEYIRQATVEQIAETDGIGKKLAQHIYNHFHLVDDA
- a CDS encoding DUF433 domain-containing protein, whose product is MTLRELQPQLLALTPEEKSQAIQILVQSLSNTWQGIEKNPRVMGGDACIRQTRIPVWLLVSLQRQGASEAYILEDYPTLSATDLVNAWRYAETHIDEIEAAIHRQEAA